Within Desulfolithobacter dissulfuricans, the genomic segment CGGGCTTCAATAACCCGTAACTGTGGTTCTGTTTACACCTGGAATTTTTCAGAGTTCAAATGTGTCTTGCCCGTATCCTGTCCCAGAGGAAGTTCTTTTTCTGATGTGTTGGATAAGTGTGTTTCCGAGGCTGATCATTTGTGTCCAAGAGGATACTCCTGGAACGGCCTCCCTGTTGCAATGTGCGAGGCTGCTGTATTCTGTTCATCTGGGACTTATGATCAAGATGAAAACAAATGCTATGAGGGTAATTATACCTGTCCAGAAGGAGATTATACCTGTGCTGATATAGATGGTTCAGGAGTTAACAGATGCTCAAGTTATCCATGTGTTGACATAAATATCCCTGAAAACATACAAGAAAATAACGCTGATACATCAAGTTACCATAATGATGGTGAAATTGACCCTGAAACTGGTGAATGTGAAGGAATGTATATTATATTCAATGGTCATGGTGGTGAGTGCCTGAAACCTGGATGGGATACCATCTTTTTCGACTGTTGTGATACAGAAGTTGACTCATTTCTGTTTCTGGAAGAAGCATGTCCAGAAGAAAGTATTGAAACCGCCCAGGCCGTGGCTGCCGGAGTAACACATTACATCGGAGATTATTGCAAAATAGATATTCCGATAATCGGCTGCATTCAACGGGCCAAAATGTATTGCGTATTCAATTCTAAGATGGCGAGGATTATCCACGAACAGGGACGGTCACAGTTGCAACAATTTGGACGTTCAGGAGGCTGGGGGACACCTGAAGCGCCTAACTGTGCAGGTTTCACCCCTGAAGAATTTCAGATGCTCGATTTTTCCCAAATCGACCTGTCGGAGATGTTTGACGAAATGGTTCCGGCTACCGACATGACCCAGATGCAACAGGATATTGAGGAGTCAATAGAGAATTATTACAACAACATAGTTTATTGATCGTTCTGCGCGACAGACCCCTTCCTCCAGGGAGGGGTTAGCAACTGTTTCCTGAATCCTGCTCGATTTTGATCTATCATGCTTGTTATGAGCAAGCTAATACCCATCTCTGAAACCGCGAAAATAGCCGGTGTGTCACCCAGCACGCTGCGGCCTCGAGATCGACCGCGACCTGAACGCGGCGGTCAACCTGGAGCGATACGCAGTACGGCAAGCTCTGCCGGAATTGACGCCTGTGGAGAGATCAGCGCTGGCGCGGTAGCCCCTCCCGGTTGTCGCGTGAAACTGGCTCGGTGAAGCAGGAATTCAACAGCGATCAGGATCGGACAGCTCCGGTCAGGATTGCGTAAGTTTGAAAGAGCGGAAGGATAGCGCACAGCCCGCAGGGCGGTTGTAATCGGTGACGGCGAAAAATCCGGCCCCTGTACCGGACATCATCCCCGCTGCCTTTACTCTTCATGTTTATTCAACTCTATGTTATCATGGAATTATGAATCCTGATAAACCGGACATAGAAACGGACGTTAAACCGGTCGCGAATCGTCACGAAGCGGTTTCCCTGATGGAACCTCTGCTAATCCCGCCGGAGTCTCGTTTTTCGGGTAAAATCAATGATCTCACCGTGGAGCTTGCCGCCAGAGCAGCCGGTTTTCGACGCAGCATGCCCGATGGTATGACCCGTTCCCTGGCCGACCTGGTCAGGGCCATGAACTGTTATTACAGCAACCTGATCGAAGGGCATGATACGCATCCGGTCGACATAGAGCGAGCCCTGCAAAAGGATTACAGCTCAGATAAAGAAAAAAGAAACCTGCAGCTCGAAGCCAGGGCGCATATCGAGGTTCAGGCCTGGATCGACCATGGCGGCTTAAAAGGAAGAATATTCACCATTGATGGAATCAGGGAAATCCACCGCCGTTTTGCAGAACTTCTGCCGGATGAATTACTGTGGAGCGAAGATCCCGACAGTGGAGAACGAGTCCATATCAAACCCGGCGCTCTCAGGGATCGGGATGTCAAGGTCGGTCGTCATGTTCCTGTCAGCCCAGGCGCCCTGCCAAGGTTTCTCCAACGGTTCGAGCAGGTCTATTCCAATCTGGGCAAATCGCGGACCATTGCCATGGCAGCGGCGGCGCATCACCGATTGTTGTGGGTTCACCCCTTTATCGACGGCAATGGCAGGGTGACACGTTTGATGTCTCACGCGATCTTTTTAGAGACTCTCAACACTGGTGGCGTATGGTCCATTGCCAGGGGGCTTGCCCGGAACGTAAAAAAATACAAGGCCCTACTGGCCAATTGTGACCTGCCCCGGAGGAATTCCCTGGATGGTCGAGGGAACCTGAGTGAAGAAGCCCTGGCACAGTTTACCATATTTTTCCTTCAGACCTGCCTGGATCAGATCGATTTCATGGAAACGCTGATGCAGCCGGATCGACTGCGCCACCGTCTGCTCGCCTGGGCGTCCGAAGAGGTGGCCATGGGCACCCTGCTGCCTAAATCGGAACGAATCCTGGAAGCTCTCCTCTACCGAGGACAACTGCCTCGCGGTGAGGTCCCGGCCCTGCTGGGAGTGGGTGAGCGCCAGGCACGCAGAGTGGTTTCCGCCTTGAGCAAACAGGACATACTGACGTCCACCAGTCAGCGAGCACCGCTTT encodes:
- a CDS encoding Fic family protein: MEPLLIPPESRFSGKINDLTVELAARAAGFRRSMPDGMTRSLADLVRAMNCYYSNLIEGHDTHPVDIERALQKDYSSDKEKRNLQLEARAHIEVQAWIDHGGLKGRIFTIDGIREIHRRFAELLPDELLWSEDPDSGERVHIKPGALRDRDVKVGRHVPVSPGALPRFLQRFEQVYSNLGKSRTIAMAAAAHHRLLWVHPFIDGNGRVTRLMSHAIFLETLNTGGVWSIARGLARNVKKYKALLANCDLPRRNSLDGRGNLSEEALAQFTIFFLQTCLDQIDFMETLMQPDRLRHRLLAWASEEVAMGTLLPKSERILEALLYRGQLPRGEVPALLGVGERQARRVVSALSKQDILTSTSQRAPLSLGFPPRLAPRLMPGLFPDK